The DNA window GTCGTCCTGGCCGACGTGATGATGCCGGGCAAGAGCGGCTACGAGGTCTGCGAGGCGCTCAAGAGCGACCCGGCCACCCAGGCCATCCCGGTGATGCTGTTGGCGGGCACCTTCGAGGCCTTCGACGAGAACCGCGCCCGCGCCGCTCGCGCCGATGACCACATCACCAAGCCCTTCGAGAGCCAGGTCCTGCTGGACAAGGTGAAGGCACTGGTCGGTCAGAAGTCCAACACGCTGCCGGCTTCCATCGCCACGCAGGTGATTCGTCCCGCCGCGACGCCCGCCGTCGCTCCTGCTCCCCAGCCGGCTCCCGTCGCGGCGCCCATGGCCGCTCGTCCGGGTGTGCCGCAGGCGCCGGGTGCGCGTCCTCCTGGGGCGGGGATGCCGCCTCCGGGCGCGGGTGCGCCGCGTCCTCCGGGACCGGGCATGCCGCCGGGCATGGCGCGTCCCCCCGGGCCGGGCATGCCGCCTCCGGGTGCCGGTGCGCCGCGTCCTCCGGGACCGGGCATGCCGCCGGGTGCGCGTCCTCCGGGGCCGGGAATGCCGCCTCCGGGCGCGGGTGCGCCGCGTCCTCCGGGACCGGGCATGCCGCCGGGCATGGCGCGTCCGGGTGTTCCGCCTCCGCCGGGGGCTCCGGCTCCGGGCATGCGTCCGGGGATGCCCCCGGGTCCTGGGGCTCCGGGGATGGTGGCGCGTCCGGGTGCTCCCGCGCCGGGAGTGCCGGGGGGATTGCCCCGTCCGCCGGGCGCCACGCCGCTTCCTCCCATGCCGGCCGCCGCGCCGCAGCCCGCGGCCCGGGCAAGGGACCCGTTCGGTCTGGGGGCTCCGGCCGGACAGTCCGCCGCGGTGGCCGCCCAGCCGGCCATCAGCATCGAGGACTCGCTGCCGGACACGAGCGGCGCGGAGGAGATCTCCCTCGACATCGGTGGGCCGTCGGTCCCCGTATCGAAGCCCGCTTCGCCCGCGGGT is part of the Myxococcus landrumus genome and encodes:
- a CDS encoding response regulator → MPKNLLVADDSLTIRKVIGMIFATEDFQVTAVDNGLDAISRCRELRPDVVLADVMMPGKSGYEVCEALKSDPATQAIPVMLLAGTFEAFDENRARAARADDHITKPFESQVLLDKVKALVGQKSNTLPASIATQVIRPAATPAVAPAPQPAPVAAPMAARPGVPQAPGARPPGAGMPPPGAGAPRPPGPGMPPGMARPPGPGMPPPGAGAPRPPGPGMPPGARPPGPGMPPPGAGAPRPPGPGMPPGMARPGVPPPPGAPAPGMRPGMPPGPGAPGMVARPGAPAPGVPGGLPRPPGATPLPPMPAAAPQPAARARDPFGLGAPAGQSAAVAAQPAISIEDSLPDTSGAEEISLDIGGPSVPVSKPASPAGRPVSADGGEALLREALSKASREVIEKIAWEVVPQLAETIIREELERLIKDRETQH